Proteins encoded within one genomic window of Hahella chejuensis KCTC 2396:
- a CDS encoding helix-turn-helix domain-containing protein — protein MKTANVAAVAAPRGGSPHHYFGALADSPSLADAAHFEVAICCAGGAVLWDERRRLVLEPFSLVCFSSLHGVKQLHSNAEAWGLRLWLPLSFLAELCIPHRMKQKLLHGEICVADAAKALESETVARWAEELACQDDYLKDLVWDEIALLLRRLFKDAPGPDACVAKPAGEPKGSCRHVHKMVEYMNERYCDSISVADVAAHVRLHKNFAMGLFKQVLDMTILEYLTQLRVNHAARLLTTTSLRASQIAFESGFSSITRFYEVFSRSFSQSPCDYRKSRRV, from the coding sequence ATGAAAACAGCAAATGTAGCAGCGGTCGCCGCTCCCAGGGGCGGCTCTCCGCACCATTATTTCGGCGCGCTGGCGGACTCTCCCAGTCTGGCGGACGCCGCACATTTCGAAGTCGCCATTTGTTGCGCCGGCGGCGCGGTGTTATGGGATGAACGCCGGCGTCTGGTGCTGGAGCCTTTCAGTCTGGTGTGCTTTTCCTCTCTCCATGGCGTTAAGCAGTTGCACAGTAATGCAGAAGCCTGGGGATTGCGCTTATGGTTGCCTTTGTCCTTTCTGGCGGAGCTGTGCATCCCCCATCGGATGAAACAGAAATTGCTGCATGGCGAGATTTGCGTGGCGGACGCCGCCAAGGCTTTGGAATCGGAAACAGTCGCGCGTTGGGCGGAGGAGCTGGCCTGTCAGGATGACTACTTGAAGGACTTGGTTTGGGACGAAATAGCCTTGCTGTTGCGGCGTTTGTTCAAAGACGCCCCGGGACCGGACGCCTGCGTCGCCAAGCCTGCGGGCGAGCCCAAGGGTTCCTGTCGCCATGTGCACAAGATGGTGGAGTATATGAACGAGCGTTATTGCGACTCCATCTCCGTTGCGGATGTCGCCGCGCATGTGCGACTGCATAAAAACTTCGCTATGGGATTGTTCAAACAGGTGCTGGACATGACCATTCTGGAATACCTGACTCAGTTGCGGGTGAATCACGCCGCCCGGTTATTGACCACGACTTCCTTGCGCGCCAGTCAGATCGCGTTTGAAAGCGGGTTTTCCTCTATCACCCGTTTTTACGAGGTATTTTCCCGCAGCTTTAGTCAGTCTCCCTGCGATTACCGTAAGTCGCGGCGGGTTTAA
- the hspQ gene encoding heat shock protein HspQ — MAQAHFFVGQLVEHNLFGYRGVVIGVDPMFNHTDAWYESVAKSRPPKDQPWYHVLVHESDHMTYVAERNLRVSLDTTQIDHPLLGAYFDRYDGARYFPRHSMH, encoded by the coding sequence ATGGCGCAAGCACACTTTTTTGTCGGTCAGTTGGTTGAGCATAATTTATTTGGCTATCGCGGCGTGGTGATCGGCGTCGACCCGATGTTCAACCATACAGACGCCTGGTATGAGAGCGTCGCGAAGTCGCGTCCGCCCAAAGATCAGCCCTGGTATCATGTGCTGGTGCATGAGAGCGACCATATGACCTATGTGGCGGAGCGAAATCTGAGAGTCAGTCTGGATACGACTCAGATTGATCACCCTCTTTTGGGCGCTTACTTTGACCGTTACGATGGCGCCCGCTACTTCCCGCGTCACTCAATGCATTAA
- a CDS encoding HAMP domain-containing sensor histidine kinase, which translates to MLPDQSITEELPKDRKQKRQPHSAYLRRRLMTLTSIIIVSMFALEAAVTAWYDYRAQLANLEKEAYLLADAQRSVLAAAVWNFDFDIINNAVNNLFSMPEIMQVAIRYPDGEVIASAGKLSDGAAQMRITRPLLWDQGGEKEIGTLNVVIDISQVESSMLVKLTERSVTLSATLFICLAAIYLACRWMTQPLEELTAAITRLADGDLEQRIPHTQRNDEIGNVARALVKFSENSRLLYDLQNSLTFNVAEKTRQLKQVREDSAHDNTVRARLLAMVSQEIRSPMTAIQGAVMLCKNGLTGEIQEKTLHMLHVAERNCERMQKLIEVLFDIYQIQNHSLVLTLSPVNLLKLARTQTEIWRNKAYQTSKNLHFESGVAEAWVRGDEKRLQQIIDILLSNAVRHSGKGGEISVHLRREGALISLSVSDNGPGIPKKIRPYLFEGLARSDEACSDSLGSGFSLTLAKGLVELQGGQIYFESIAKEISSNSTLPTGATFYLELPYIPAPEAAD; encoded by the coding sequence ATGCTTCCAGATCAGTCCATCACCGAAGAGCTGCCCAAGGACCGGAAACAAAAACGTCAACCGCACAGCGCCTACCTGCGTCGTAGGCTGATGACGCTGACTTCCATCATCATTGTCTCCATGTTCGCACTGGAGGCGGCGGTGACCGCCTGGTACGACTACCGGGCGCAACTCGCCAACCTGGAGAAGGAAGCTTATCTGTTGGCGGATGCGCAGCGATCGGTGCTGGCCGCCGCGGTGTGGAACTTTGACTTCGACATTATCAACAACGCCGTCAATAACCTGTTCTCGATGCCGGAAATCATGCAGGTCGCAATTCGCTACCCGGACGGCGAAGTCATCGCCTCCGCCGGCAAACTGTCGGACGGCGCCGCGCAGATGCGCATCACCCGTCCGCTGCTCTGGGATCAGGGCGGTGAAAAAGAAATTGGCACGCTCAATGTTGTGATCGATATCAGCCAGGTGGAAAGCTCCATGCTGGTCAAGCTGACAGAACGCTCCGTCACCCTCAGCGCTACGCTATTTATCTGTCTGGCCGCCATTTACCTCGCCTGCCGCTGGATGACGCAACCGCTGGAGGAATTGACCGCCGCCATCACCCGGCTGGCGGACGGCGATCTGGAGCAGCGAATTCCCCACACTCAGCGCAACGATGAAATCGGCAACGTAGCCCGGGCGTTGGTGAAGTTTTCGGAAAACAGTCGGCTTCTCTATGACCTGCAGAACTCCCTTACTTTCAATGTGGCGGAAAAGACCCGTCAATTAAAGCAAGTGCGGGAAGACAGCGCTCACGACAATACGGTGCGCGCGCGCCTGCTCGCCATGGTGTCCCAGGAAATTCGGTCTCCCATGACCGCCATTCAGGGGGCGGTCATGCTGTGCAAAAACGGGCTGACGGGGGAAATCCAGGAAAAGACTTTGCACATGCTGCACGTCGCCGAGCGTAACTGCGAGCGCATGCAAAAGCTGATTGAAGTGCTGTTCGATATCTACCAGATTCAGAATCATTCTCTGGTGCTGACTTTAAGCCCGGTCAATCTGCTCAAACTGGCGCGGACGCAGACAGAGATCTGGCGCAACAAGGCCTATCAGACCAGTAAAAACCTGCACTTTGAGAGCGGCGTCGCGGAAGCCTGGGTGCGTGGCGATGAAAAGCGTCTGCAGCAGATTATTGATATTCTGCTCAGCAACGCCGTCAGGCATTCCGGCAAAGGCGGAGAGATCAGCGTTCATCTACGCCGGGAAGGCGCTTTGATCAGTTTGTCGGTCAGCGACAACGGCCCCGGCATTCCCAAAAAAATCCGCCCCTACCTGTTCGAGGGACTGGCCCGTAGTGACGAGGCCTGCAGCGATTCCCTGGGTTCCGGCTTCAGTTTGACTTTGGCCAAAGGATTGGTGGAGTTACAAGGCGGGCAGATTTACTTTGAGTCCATCGCCAAGGAAATTTCCAGCAACTCCACCCTGCCGACCGGCGCTACCTTCTATCTGGAACTGCCCTATATCCCTGCGCCCGAAGCGGCGGATTAA
- a CDS encoding ABC transporter substrate-binding protein, whose amino-acid sequence MLLKLSCRGAIWLLFWLLASPLTHAAPAPSMTPAMHVVFFNPQSSDDTFWSEVIRFARAAAEDLNIRLDIFSANHDRLLMRQQIKHILASDPPDFIMYKNFKGNAPELLALAEEAKVRSFVFNSGLNVEQERRYGHPRERFKQWIGQMLPNDENAGYALANMLFASASSRELLRGGQVLPILAIGGTPTDNAAIEREMGLHRSLSERPEVELQQLVSARWDEELAYKQAVGLLKRYPRTRVIWAANDSIAVGSLRGAQSLGYKPGENLLIAGIDWSPSALEYIKEGKLAGSYGGHFMQGAWSLVLMYDYHLGRDFADDLGVSIHSNMGLLTPDNVDKYLQFIVGVNWSDIDFTRFSKVLNPQLKQYDFSLERLLQQH is encoded by the coding sequence ATGCTACTTAAGTTGTCCTGCAGAGGCGCGATTTGGCTGCTGTTCTGGCTGCTGGCGTCGCCATTGACCCACGCCGCTCCAGCTCCATCCATGACGCCGGCGATGCATGTGGTGTTCTTCAATCCGCAAAGCAGCGACGATACTTTCTGGTCTGAAGTAATTCGATTCGCCCGCGCCGCCGCGGAAGACCTGAATATTCGCCTGGACATTTTCAGCGCCAATCACGACCGACTGCTCATGCGCCAGCAGATCAAGCACATTCTGGCCAGCGACCCGCCAGACTTCATCATGTACAAAAACTTCAAAGGCAACGCTCCGGAATTGCTGGCCCTGGCGGAAGAAGCCAAAGTGCGCTCCTTTGTCTTTAACTCCGGTCTCAATGTGGAGCAGGAGCGGCGTTACGGACACCCTCGGGAGCGCTTCAAACAATGGATTGGACAAATGCTGCCCAACGATGAAAACGCCGGGTACGCGCTCGCCAACATGTTGTTCGCTTCCGCTTCCTCACGCGAGTTGCTGCGCGGCGGGCAGGTGCTGCCAATTCTGGCTATCGGCGGCACGCCCACGGACAACGCCGCGATTGAACGGGAAATGGGATTGCATCGTTCACTGTCGGAACGCCCGGAAGTGGAACTGCAGCAGTTGGTGTCCGCCCGCTGGGATGAAGAGCTGGCTTATAAGCAGGCGGTCGGGCTGTTGAAACGCTACCCCCGCACCCGCGTGATCTGGGCCGCCAACGACTCCATCGCCGTCGGCTCACTACGGGGCGCGCAAAGCCTCGGCTACAAGCCGGGAGAAAACCTGCTCATCGCAGGTATCGACTGGAGTCCTTCCGCGTTGGAATACATCAAAGAAGGCAAGCTGGCGGGTTCTTACGGAGGCCATTTCATGCAGGGCGCATGGAGCCTCGTGCTGATGTACGACTACCACCTCGGCCGGGACTTCGCAGATGACCTAGGCGTGTCCATCCATTCCAATATGGGTTTGCTCACGCCGGATAACGTCGACAAATATTTGCAGTTCATTGTCGGCGTCAATTGGAGTGACATTGATTTCACTCGCTTTTCAAAAGTGTTGAACCCTCAACTCAAGCAGTATGATTTTTCACTAGAGCGGCTGCTTCAGCAGCATTGA
- the yeiP gene encoding elongation factor P-like protein EfpL, giving the protein MPRASEIKKGEVVDLNGQLLIVKDIEVHSPSARGAATLYKMRFSNVRTGLKYEESFKGDDMLSTTQLERRQVAFSYIDGDDYVFMDNEDFSQYMLKKNDIEDQLLFLTEEIQGLQVLMVDGQVLALELPQTVEMEVIETTPAMKAASASARTKPAKFVTGLTIQVPEYLEQGERVKIHTAEKRFMGRAD; this is encoded by the coding sequence ATGCCGCGGGCCAGTGAGATTAAAAAAGGCGAAGTCGTTGATTTAAACGGGCAATTGCTGATTGTTAAAGACATCGAAGTGCACAGCCCCAGCGCCAGAGGCGCCGCCACCCTGTACAAAATGCGCTTCAGCAATGTGCGCACCGGTCTCAAATACGAAGAAAGTTTCAAAGGCGACGACATGCTGAGCACCACTCAGCTGGAGCGTCGTCAGGTCGCGTTCTCCTATATCGACGGCGACGATTATGTCTTTATGGACAACGAAGACTTCTCCCAATATATGCTGAAAAAGAACGACATCGAAGACCAGTTGTTATTTCTGACAGAAGAAATCCAGGGACTCCAGGTGCTAATGGTGGACGGTCAGGTTCTCGCATTGGAGTTGCCGCAAACGGTGGAAATGGAAGTGATCGAAACCACCCCCGCCATGAAAGCCGCTTCCGCCAGCGCCCGCACCAAACCCGCCAAATTCGTCACCGGCCTGACAATTCAGGTTCCTGAATATTTGGAACAAGGCGAGCGCGTTAAAATTCATACCGCCGAAAAGCGTTTCATGGGCCGCGCGGACTAA
- a CDS encoding carbamoyltransferase family protein: MTTILGISAYYHDAAATLVKDGVILAAAQEERFTRKKHDADFPRHAIEYVLDAGGVALDEVDTVVFYDKPLLKFERLLETYLAFAPRGFRSFATAMPVWLKDKLFLKSELKKALRGLLRDPKAVLPRLLFAEHHQSHAASAFYPSPFENAAVLCLDGVGEWATSSVWVGEGASLRPLWEIEFPHSLGLLYSAFTYFCGFKVNAGEYKLMGLAPYGEPKYVDLIMQHLIDVKPDGTFRLHLRYFDFMTGLRMTNQRFAELFGLPRREPEAPLTQAYMDLARSVQAVTEEIVLRLGRTIAEETGQRHLCLAGGVALNCVANGRLLREGPFDDIWIQPASGDAGGSLGAALLAWHHYQGEPRARPLHAEQLDAMQGAYLGPQYSDENIQRYLTEIGAAFAVLEDDALYADIAADLAGGQVVGWFQGRMEFGPRALGARSILGNPLDSDMQTKMNLKIKFRESFRPFAPAVAAEHCGDYFDLDKASPYMLLVADVQEQWRKSTEQGLQGLERLRQIRSDLPAITHVDYSARVQTVHQETNPEFHRLIKEFAKHSGHPVLINTSFNVRGEPPVCSPDDAFRCFMATEMDVLVLGRCVLRKTAQPESLVNKDWSREFELD, encoded by the coding sequence ATGACCACGATTTTAGGCATTTCCGCTTATTACCATGATGCGGCGGCGACACTGGTAAAGGACGGCGTGATTCTGGCCGCGGCCCAGGAAGAGCGCTTTACCCGCAAGAAACATGATGCGGATTTTCCCCGCCACGCCATTGAGTATGTCCTCGACGCAGGCGGCGTCGCTCTGGACGAGGTGGACACCGTGGTTTTCTACGATAAACCGTTGCTGAAATTCGAACGGCTGCTGGAGACCTATCTGGCGTTTGCGCCGCGGGGCTTCCGCTCTTTCGCCACGGCGATGCCGGTGTGGCTCAAGGATAAACTGTTCCTTAAAAGTGAATTAAAGAAGGCGTTGAGGGGGCTGTTGCGCGACCCCAAAGCCGTGCTACCGCGCCTGCTGTTCGCCGAGCATCATCAGTCCCACGCGGCGTCAGCCTTTTACCCCAGTCCGTTTGAGAACGCCGCCGTTTTGTGTCTGGATGGGGTGGGCGAATGGGCGACCAGTTCGGTGTGGGTGGGTGAGGGAGCCTCACTGCGGCCCTTGTGGGAAATCGAGTTCCCGCACTCACTGGGTCTGCTGTATTCCGCTTTCACCTATTTTTGCGGCTTTAAGGTCAACGCCGGCGAATACAAGCTGATGGGGCTGGCGCCCTACGGTGAGCCGAAATACGTTGATCTGATCATGCAGCATCTGATTGACGTTAAGCCCGACGGCACTTTCCGGCTGCATTTGCGTTACTTCGACTTCATGACCGGTCTGCGTATGACCAATCAGCGTTTCGCCGAACTGTTCGGCCTGCCTCGACGCGAACCGGAGGCGCCGTTGACGCAGGCGTATATGGACCTTGCCCGCTCGGTGCAGGCGGTGACTGAGGAAATCGTATTGCGCCTTGGGCGCACCATCGCTGAAGAAACGGGACAACGTCACTTGTGTCTGGCCGGAGGCGTGGCGTTGAATTGCGTCGCCAATGGCCGCCTGCTGCGGGAAGGCCCGTTTGACGATATCTGGATTCAGCCGGCGTCCGGCGACGCAGGCGGTTCTCTCGGCGCCGCTTTGTTGGCCTGGCATCACTACCAGGGAGAACCCAGGGCGCGCCCGCTGCATGCCGAACAACTGGACGCCATGCAGGGCGCCTACTTAGGTCCGCAATACAGCGATGAAAACATCCAACGTTATCTGACCGAAATCGGTGCGGCGTTTGCGGTGCTGGAGGATGACGCCCTGTACGCCGATATCGCCGCTGATTTGGCGGGCGGCCAGGTAGTAGGCTGGTTTCAGGGACGCATGGAGTTCGGGCCCCGCGCTCTGGGCGCACGCTCTATTCTGGGCAATCCGCTGGACTCGGATATGCAGACCAAGATGAACCTTAAGATCAAGTTCCGCGAATCCTTCCGCCCCTTTGCGCCGGCGGTGGCGGCGGAGCATTGCGGTGATTATTTTGACCTGGATAAGGCCAGTCCCTACATGCTGCTGGTGGCGGACGTCCAGGAGCAGTGGCGCAAATCCACGGAACAGGGCCTGCAAGGCCTGGAGCGTCTGCGGCAGATTCGTTCGGATCTGCCCGCCATCACCCATGTCGACTATTCAGCACGGGTGCAGACGGTGCATCAGGAAACTAATCCCGAGTTTCATCGTCTAATAAAGGAGTTCGCCAAGCATAGCGGCCATCCGGTGCTGATCAACACCTCTTTTAACGTGCGGGGCGAGCCGCCGGTGTGTTCGCCGGACGATGCGTTTCGATGTTTTATGGCGACGGAGATGGATGTACTGGTATTGGGACGGTGCGTGCTGCGCAAAACCGCTCAGCCGGAGTCCCTGGTAAATAAAGACTGGTCCCGGGAGTTTGAACTTGACTGA
- a CDS encoding SxtJ family membrane protein, giving the protein MTEPLRQNFASASEGELRKFGLMMAVFLILVFALFLPWIFSLSLPVWPYPVAGAFAALALLKPALLRQPYVLWMRFALRLGKINSAIILGAVFIVMVAPLGWALRLMHKLQLQKRVDPQATTYRTLRNEPMTPESMERPF; this is encoded by the coding sequence TTGACTGAACCATTGCGTCAAAACTTCGCCTCCGCGTCGGAAGGAGAATTGAGAAAGTTCGGCCTCATGATGGCCGTCTTTCTGATACTGGTATTTGCATTGTTTTTGCCTTGGATTTTTTCATTGAGCCTGCCGGTATGGCCTTATCCGGTCGCTGGCGCGTTCGCCGCCCTGGCGCTATTGAAACCGGCGCTATTGCGTCAGCCCTATGTCCTGTGGATGCGCTTCGCCTTAAGGCTGGGCAAGATAAACAGCGCTATCATTCTCGGCGCTGTTTTTATCGTCATGGTGGCGCCGCTGGGTTGGGCGCTGCGGCTGATGCACAAGCTGCAACTGCAAAAACGCGTTGATCCGCAGGCGACCACTTATCGAACCTTACGTAACGAACCTATGACCCCCGAGTCCATGGAGCGACCATTCTGA
- a CDS encoding DUF5989 family protein has product MWEFVKDLWAFMRQRKKVWLFPLVLTLVMLGGLIVITQGSAVAPFIYTLF; this is encoded by the coding sequence ATGTGGGAATTTGTGAAAGACCTTTGGGCGTTTATGCGACAAAGGAAAAAAGTGTGGCTGTTTCCGCTGGTGCTGACGTTGGTGATGCTGGGCGGCCTGATTGTGATTACTCAGGGCTCCGCGGTGGCGCCGTTCATCTATACCCTGTTTTGA
- a CDS encoding pirin family protein, protein MAVRELKRIINASPATDGAGVRISRIAGFSATDLEPFLMIDEIRSDERDDFIAGFPEHPHRGLETLTYMKEGGFEHRDHMGNQGAIKSGGAQWMSAGKGVIHSEMPIPEAARMHGFQIWINLPRTQKMKAPEWRDAQPEELPSIILGCGEIRVIAGSWRIQDNFSASPLNRLAQSAGLLDISLLPNGKLDLPLEPDQQAAIYVYNGRVHMGSVLQTGQLGILGEGDRLQLSADKGGADFLLLAGEALHEPVAHYGPFVMNTHDEILAAVKDYQEGKLTA, encoded by the coding sequence ATGGCTGTACGAGAACTCAAGCGCATCATTAACGCCAGCCCGGCGACCGACGGCGCGGGAGTCAGGATTTCCCGGATCGCAGGATTTTCCGCTACCGATCTGGAACCTTTCTTAATGATCGACGAAATCCGTTCCGACGAACGGGACGACTTTATCGCCGGCTTTCCCGAACATCCCCACCGCGGCCTGGAAACCCTCACCTATATGAAAGAAGGCGGGTTCGAGCATCGCGACCATATGGGGAATCAGGGCGCCATCAAAAGCGGCGGCGCGCAGTGGATGTCCGCCGGCAAAGGCGTGATTCACTCGGAAATGCCGATTCCTGAAGCGGCGCGCATGCATGGCTTTCAAATCTGGATCAACCTGCCCCGCACCCAGAAAATGAAAGCGCCGGAGTGGCGTGACGCGCAGCCGGAAGAGCTGCCCTCCATTATCCTGGGCTGCGGCGAAATTCGAGTCATCGCCGGCTCCTGGCGCATTCAGGACAACTTCAGCGCCTCGCCGTTAAATCGCCTGGCGCAATCCGCAGGTCTGCTCGATATTTCCCTGCTGCCCAACGGCAAACTGGATCTGCCTCTGGAGCCGGATCAGCAGGCGGCGATTTATGTCTACAATGGACGCGTGCACATGGGATCGGTACTGCAAACAGGCCAGCTCGGCATCCTGGGCGAAGGCGACCGCCTGCAACTGAGCGCGGACAAGGGCGGAGCGGATTTTCTGTTGCTTGCTGGAGAAGCCTTACATGAACCAGTGGCGCATTACGGCCCTTTCGTCATGAATACCCATGACGAAATCCTTGCCGCCGTGAAGGACTATCAGGAAGGCAAGCTGACCGCATAA
- a CDS encoding LysR family transcriptional regulator, producing the protein MPKSTLEQWRMLHAVVAHGGFAQAAEVVHKSQSTVHHAVHKLEEMLGVQILQVQGRKATLTEAGKLLLRRSENLLQQAEQLESVASGLAQGIEAHIQIAVEIIYPQEALYCALAEFSEQYPNTRIEIIETVLSGAEDLLKQGVCDLVITPFVPQGFIGDLITNIPFTPVANPEHPLHQLNRTLNKEDLARHRQIVIRDSGAVRRNSGWLGAEQRWTVTHMSTSVNMVKRGLGFTWLPVSWVDADIQSGALKALPLQEGGDREVPLYLVYGDMDRQGPATLYLGNQLLRRGREWTRFPE; encoded by the coding sequence ATGCCTAAATCGACGCTGGAACAATGGCGTATGCTGCACGCCGTAGTCGCCCATGGCGGTTTCGCCCAGGCGGCGGAGGTGGTGCACAAAAGCCAGTCCACCGTGCATCATGCCGTGCATAAGCTTGAGGAAATGCTGGGCGTGCAGATTCTGCAGGTGCAAGGCCGCAAGGCGACCCTGACCGAGGCGGGAAAACTGCTGCTGAGGCGTTCGGAAAACCTGCTGCAGCAGGCGGAGCAGCTGGAGTCCGTGGCCTCCGGCCTGGCCCAGGGCATTGAAGCGCACATCCAGATTGCGGTGGAAATCATCTATCCGCAGGAGGCGCTGTACTGCGCATTGGCGGAATTTTCCGAGCAATACCCCAATACCCGCATCGAAATTATCGAAACGGTTTTGTCCGGCGCTGAGGACCTGCTCAAGCAGGGCGTGTGCGATCTGGTCATAACCCCATTCGTACCGCAGGGATTTATCGGCGATTTGATTACCAACATTCCGTTTACTCCGGTGGCTAATCCGGAACATCCTCTGCACCAGCTCAATCGCACTCTGAATAAAGAAGATCTGGCCCGGCACCGGCAAATCGTCATCCGCGACTCCGGCGCCGTGCGCCGTAATTCCGGTTGGCTGGGCGCGGAGCAACGCTGGACGGTGACGCATATGAGCACCTCGGTGAATATGGTGAAGCGCGGGCTGGGTTTCACTTGGCTACCGGTTTCCTGGGTGGACGCCGATATTCAAAGCGGCGCCTTGAAGGCGCTGCCGCTGCAGGAAGGCGGCGATAGAGAAGTCCCGCTGTATCTGGTCTACGGCGATATGGACAGACAAGGGCCCGCCACGCTTTATCTGGGAAACCAGCTATTGCGACGGGGGCGTGAATGGACCAGATTTCCTGAATAG
- a CDS encoding aminoacyl-histidine dipeptidase yields MSLSDLTPQPLWRFFQLLCDTPRPSKQEQLLKSRIREALAEYELEIIEDQVGNLIIRKPATPGYEDAPGVVMQSHLDMVPQKNEGSTHDFSKDPIQPYIDGDWVRARGTTLGADNGIGVAAILSVLTSKDMIHGPLEGLLTVDEEAGMSGAKGLQGGVLQGSLLLNLDTEEENELYIGCAGGVDIGGRFSYQAEPRDDRRQYWRIALKGLRGGHSGLDIHSGRGNALKLVNRALDQLRKQFPALRVASLTGGTLRNAIPREAFAVVAAPAELGEAISRRVSELQQLFLQELKSVEPHLHLTISDTDSADLLPEDMVDRLQRVIFACPHGVFRMSADFPGVTETSNNLARVVMDSGHIEVHCLARSLVDSLRDDAAQSVAGVFELAGAETSVGNSYPGWAPDKNSRLLDNLTRLHEKVVGVVPKIQVIHAGLECGILGANYPHWDMISFGPTIRGAHSPDEAVHAPSVANFWKFLEATLAHLAKPD; encoded by the coding sequence ATGAGTTTAAGCGACCTGACCCCGCAGCCCCTGTGGCGATTTTTCCAGCTTTTATGCGATACCCCGCGGCCTTCCAAACAAGAGCAGTTGCTCAAGTCCCGCATCAGAGAAGCCCTGGCTGAATATGAGCTGGAAATCATCGAGGATCAGGTCGGCAATCTGATAATCCGCAAACCCGCGACGCCGGGCTACGAAGACGCTCCCGGCGTGGTGATGCAAAGCCACTTGGATATGGTGCCGCAGAAGAACGAAGGCTCTACCCACGATTTCAGCAAAGATCCGATTCAACCTTATATCGACGGCGACTGGGTGCGCGCCCGCGGCACTACCTTGGGTGCGGATAACGGCATTGGCGTAGCGGCCATTCTGTCCGTACTGACGTCCAAAGACATGATCCATGGCCCGCTGGAAGGTCTGTTGACGGTGGACGAAGAAGCCGGGATGAGCGGCGCCAAAGGGCTGCAGGGCGGCGTATTGCAGGGCTCTTTGCTGCTGAATCTGGATACGGAAGAGGAAAACGAACTTTACATCGGCTGCGCTGGCGGCGTGGATATTGGCGGACGTTTCTCCTATCAGGCGGAGCCCCGGGATGATCGTCGTCAGTATTGGCGCATCGCGTTGAAAGGGCTGCGCGGCGGCCACTCCGGACTGGATATCCATTCGGGGCGCGGCAATGCGTTGAAGCTGGTGAATCGCGCTCTGGATCAATTACGCAAACAGTTTCCCGCCTTGCGGGTCGCCTCTTTGACTGGCGGCACCCTGCGGAACGCCATCCCGCGCGAAGCCTTCGCCGTAGTGGCGGCGCCGGCGGAGCTGGGCGAGGCGATCAGCCGCCGCGTTAGCGAACTGCAGCAGCTGTTCTTGCAGGAGCTGAAATCGGTTGAGCCGCATTTGCATTTGACCATCAGCGACACCGATTCCGCCGATTTGTTGCCCGAGGATATGGTGGACCGCTTACAACGCGTGATTTTCGCCTGTCCTCACGGCGTGTTCCGTATGAGCGCGGATTTCCCCGGCGTGACGGAAACGTCAAACAATCTGGCGCGAGTAGTGATGGATAGCGGCCATATCGAAGTGCACTGTCTGGCGCGCAGCCTGGTGGACTCTTTGCGGGATGACGCAGCGCAATCCGTGGCGGGCGTCTTTGAACTGGCGGGGGCGGAAACGTCGGTGGGCAACAGCTATCCCGGATGGGCGCCGGACAAAAACTCTCGTCTGCTGGATAACCTGACCCGTCTGCACGAGAAAGTCGTGGGCGTTGTCCCCAAGATTCAAGTGATTCATGCGGGACTGGAATGCGGCATCCTGGGGGCGAACTATCCCCACTGGGACATGATTTCTTTCGGGCCGACCATTCGCGGCGCGCACTCGCCGGATGAAGCGGTGCACGCGCCAAGCGTGGCGAACTTCTGGAAATTCCTGGAAGCGACGCTGGCGCATCTGGCTAAACCCGACTGA
- a CDS encoding CBS domain-containing protein translates to MILMKDVMSHPVHTLSTENSLADARKMMQEQGIRHIPVVNAKNKLEGLVTQRDVFAAMDSSVYDMPPELMEAHESEIPVTQVMRTKVATASLDTPIRKAAEFLQTKKYGCLPVVENGHVVGILTGGDFIKIAINLLDLVEVEPEEEPS, encoded by the coding sequence ATGATCCTGATGAAAGATGTAATGAGCCACCCCGTGCACACGCTGAGCACTGAGAACAGCCTCGCCGATGCGCGCAAAATGATGCAGGAACAAGGCATCCGCCATATTCCGGTCGTCAACGCCAAAAATAAACTGGAAGGCCTCGTCACCCAGCGCGACGTCTTCGCCGCCATGGATTCCTCCGTGTATGACATGCCCCCGGAGCTGATGGAAGCCCATGAGTCCGAAATTCCCGTCACCCAGGTGATGCGGACTAAAGTCGCCACCGCCAGCCTGGATACGCCAATCCGTAAAGCAGCGGAGTTTCTGCAAACCAAGAAATACGGTTGTCTGCCCGTGGTGGAAAACGGTCATGTCGTAGGCATTTTGACGGGGGGCGACTTTATCAAAATCGCGATTAATCTGCTGGATCTGGTGGAAGTGGAGCCGGAAGAAGAGCCCAGCTGA